Part of the Pirellulales bacterium genome is shown below.
ACCTGGACGCCGCGCCGGCGCCCGAGGATCATCCCTCGCTGGGGGCTCTGGTCGCGAAGCTGCAGGGACCGCGCGCCGATTTTCCTCCCGCCGTGACATTGCCGCGTTGGAACCGGTTTCTGGATTTGCCGAACGAATACGCGGGCGAGGTAGCGGGCTTTCTGGGCAAGGCTTACGACCCGTGGCTGGTGAAAGGAGAACAAGGAGGGCGGAACTTTGCGATTTCCGGCGTCGAGCTGCCGGACGGCATGACCCTCGACCGGCTGACGTCGCGGCGCGAATTGCTCAACGAGTTCAACGGCGAATTGGCGCGATGGGCGGATCGCGAGCCGTGCGATCAACTTGCCGGACTCTATCGACAGGCAATGTCGATCGTCACCTCGCCGCGAGCACGTCGCGCTTTCCGATTGGAGGATGAGCCGGCGCCTTTGCGTGCCTCCTACGGGGACGAGCCATTCGGCCAAGGTCTATTGCTCGCGCGGCGACTGGTCGAGGCCGGCGCCACCCTGGTCACGGTCAATTGGCACGACGATGGGCGCGATGTAAAGAGCCCTTTCTGGGACACGCACAAGGACAATTTCTCGACGCTCAAGAACGTGTTGATTCCGCCGTTCGATCGTGCTTTTTCGGCGCTATTGGTCGATCTGAGCGAGCGCGGTCTTTTGGATTCGACGCTGGTGGTCGTGATGGGGGAGTTCGGCCGCACGCCGCGCATCGGCCGGATCGTAATGAACAATGCCACGAACGCCAGCGGTCGCGACCATTGGCCGCATGCCTATTCCGTGTTGCTGGCCGGCTGCGGCGTGCGCGGCGGCCAGGTTTACGGCGAATCGGATGAGCTGGCCGCGCATGTGAAGGATCGTGGTGTCACGCCGCCTGATCTTGCGGCGACGGTGCTTTACGCGCTCGGCATCGACTCGCGCGAGCACATTTACGATCGGCAGGGGCGCCCGCAGCCCGTGGCCACGGGCCAGCCGGTCATGGAATTGTTTTAGAACCGGCGCCGCGGTGCATGTTGCCGTGCCGTCGAGCCCAAACCCTCGAAGTCCATCTCGAAAGACAAGGATCACCATGGCGCGTGTTCCGCCCGTTGACTACAAGAGAGCCGAGCCGGCGACGCAGGCCGCCTTCGACAAGATCGTGGCCGCGCACGGCCGGATGACGAACATGAAGGCGACCTTGGCGCATTCGCTGCCGGCGCTCGACGCCTTGATGGAGTGGTACCCGTTGCGCGAGGAAGTACACAAGTTTCTCGAGCCGCGCGCCACGATGTTGTTCGTACACGCCATCTCGTCGGCGACCGATTGCCTGATTTGCTCGACGTTCTTCCGCCGCCACTTGATCGATGCCGGCGAAGACCCGGACCGGCTAACGATGGACGAGCGCGAGCAGCTCGTCGTCGATTTTGGGCGCCAGCTTGTGCGCGATGCGAACCAGGTTTCCGACGCATTGTACGAGCGCCTGGCCCGGCAGTTTTCGCAGCCGCAGATCGTGGCTCTGACAGCATTCGGCGCGATGATGATTGCCACGAATGTGTTCAACAACGCGCTGCGCGTCGATTTGGACGACTATCTAGAGCCCTATCGTCGGCCGGGGCGTTGACGCGCGCCAGGCAGCAGTGCATGCTGCCCGTGTCAATGAGCGCGGGAAGGCAATCGTCCCGCGCCTTATCATCCTCATCAACGAGTCGCCCGATGCCTGACGCCGCGAATGCCCGACCGTTAGTCGATCGAGTCGCCTTTATCACCGGCGCAGCGCATGGGCAGGGACGCGCTACGGCGCTCGCGCTTGCCAGGGCCGGCGCGCATATTGCCGCGCTCGACGTGGGGCGGCCGCTTGCATATCCCGGCTACACGATGGGCACGACCGGCGAGCTTGACTCGTTGGTCGACG
Proteins encoded:
- a CDS encoding DUF1501 domain-containing protein, translating into MLFINGRPRAVCDGVTRRDLLQIGGLGALGVALPDLLRARVNARPALVSAPARHTSGKAEACILIYLFGGPSQIDTFDMKPAAPADFRGEFRPIDTNVPGIQICEHFPLLARQADKLTIVRSMHHLHPRHGYGLYYMFTGREHARPDLDAAPAPEDHPSLGALVAKLQGPRADFPPAVTLPRWNRFLDLPNEYAGEVAGFLGKAYDPWLVKGEQGGRNFAISGVELPDGMTLDRLTSRRELLNEFNGELARWADREPCDQLAGLYRQAMSIVTSPRARRAFRLEDEPAPLRASYGDEPFGQGLLLARRLVEAGATLVTVNWHDDGRDVKSPFWDTHKDNFSTLKNVLIPPFDRAFSALLVDLSERGLLDSTLVVVMGEFGRTPRIGRIVMNNATNASGRDHWPHAYSVLLAGCGVRGGQVYGESDELAAHVKDRGVTPPDLAATVLYALGIDSREHIYDRQGRPQPVATGQPVMELF